One Deltaproteobacteria bacterium HGW-Deltaproteobacteria-4 DNA segment encodes these proteins:
- a CDS encoding MBL fold metallo-hydrolase, whose product MTTRITILCENSVARPGGLIAEHGFAALIETPQDSILFDTGQGFGLLNNAREMKLDLQKISSVVFSHGHCDHTGGLPVLLDHLQRPLKVVAHPDIFSSRYWRSNFELRPIGMVAQRAELEAQGASFSLGCDYQALTKDLYCSGEVIRLTDFEIGDPHLVVPDSHGGYSPDPLRDDFSLALTTNKGLVILLGCAHAGVINIIEQFREKSGEERICALIGGTHLGPASEEQFQATVTKLKRYHIGRIGLSHCTGLNRGAQLFQEFSGRSFFAATGTVLEFP is encoded by the coding sequence ATGACAACGCGTATCACGATCCTTTGTGAAAACAGTGTCGCCCGACCGGGAGGTCTTATCGCTGAGCACGGTTTTGCGGCTCTAATTGAAACGCCACAGGACTCCATACTCTTTGATACCGGCCAGGGCTTCGGACTGCTCAATAATGCCCGCGAGATGAAGCTGGATTTACAGAAGATCTCATCTGTTGTCTTCAGTCATGGTCATTGTGACCATACCGGTGGTCTGCCGGTGCTCCTTGATCATCTGCAAAGACCGCTGAAGGTTGTAGCGCACCCGGATATTTTCAGTAGCCGTTACTGGCGGAGCAACTTTGAGCTGCGTCCGATCGGTATGGTGGCGCAACGTGCAGAGCTGGAAGCGCAGGGCGCTTCATTTTCTCTGGGTTGTGACTATCAAGCGTTGACGAAGGATCTTTATTGCAGCGGTGAAGTGATACGGCTGACGGATTTTGAGATCGGCGATCCGCACCTGGTAGTTCCGGACAGTCACGGTGGTTATAGTCCGGATCCGCTCCGTGACGACTTCTCTCTGGCGCTGACCACCAACAAAGGATTGGTTATTCTCCTCGGTTGTGCGCATGCCGGAGTGATCAATATTATCGAGCAGTTTCGGGAGAAAAGCGGTGAAGAGAGGATTTGTGCCCTGATCGGCGGCACCCACCTTGGTCCGGCCTCAGAAGAGCAATTTCAGGCGACCGTGACCAAACTTAAACGGTATCACATTGGCAGGATTGGTTTGTCGCACTGCACTGGATTAAACCGTGGCGCGCAGCTTTTTCAGGAATTTTCCGGACGCTCTTTCTTCGCCGCCACCGGGACGGTCCTCGAATTTCCCTGA
- a CDS encoding disulfide oxidoreductase, whose translation MISKEMTIEEIIQRYPQTIPVFTRFGLECVGCQIASFEALEHGAGVHHVDVEQLLKELNSVLR comes from the coding sequence ATGATCAGCAAAGAGATGACGATTGAAGAGATCATTCAACGTTACCCGCAAACAATTCCGGTCTTTACCCGCTTTGGTCTCGAATGTGTCGGTTGCCAGATTGCTTCCTTCGAAGCCTTGGAACACGGTGCGGGTGTGCACCATGTCGATGTGGAACAACTTCTGAAAGAACTTAACTCTGTGTTGAGGTGA
- a CDS encoding deoxyguanosinetriphosphate triphosphohydrolase has translation MERPDLAPYAARSSESLGRTHPELLKDDRPAFERDRDRIIHCAAFRLLEYKTQVFVNHEGDYYRTRLTHSLEVAQIARGTARRLQLNEDLVEALALAHDVGHTPFGHTGEETLNRLMVDHGGFEHNRQSLRVVETLEERYPAFNGLNLSWETREGIIKHSSEYDGGRSPELQDYHPEWRPTLEAQIIDLADEIAYNNHDIDDGIKAGLICPAELDDITLWRETSEIVDSKYPGLQQERKIYQTISHLIGVFIDDLVATTRTRLADLDIITLDQVRRQPKNLICFSGDLQKKNRELKQFLFQHLYRHHKVERMRIKADRFLTQLFQTYCQNPTLLPRPYQQKFDLYGRERVICDYIAGMTDRFALDEYQRLFDPYERS, from the coding sequence ATGGAAAGACCCGATCTTGCCCCTTACGCAGCCCGCAGCAGTGAAAGTCTGGGACGGACTCACCCGGAGCTGCTCAAAGATGATCGTCCGGCTTTTGAACGGGATCGCGATCGCATTATCCACTGTGCAGCCTTTCGTCTTCTCGAATATAAAACCCAGGTCTTCGTCAATCACGAAGGGGATTATTACCGTACCCGTCTCACCCACTCGCTGGAGGTAGCACAGATCGCCCGTGGTACTGCCCGACGCCTGCAGTTGAATGAAGATCTTGTCGAGGCGCTGGCTTTGGCACACGATGTCGGCCATACGCCCTTCGGTCATACCGGTGAAGAAACCTTGAATCGTTTGATGGTCGATCATGGCGGCTTCGAGCACAATCGTCAGTCGCTGCGGGTTGTCGAGACCCTTGAAGAGCGCTACCCCGCGTTCAACGGGCTCAATCTTTCTTGGGAAACGCGCGAGGGGATCATCAAGCACTCATCGGAATATGACGGCGGCCGTTCTCCGGAACTGCAGGATTACCACCCGGAATGGCGACCGACCCTTGAGGCGCAGATTATCGATCTTGCCGATGAAATTGCCTATAATAATCACGATATTGATGACGGCATCAAGGCCGGCCTCATCTGTCCCGCGGAACTTGATGACATCACTTTGTGGCGTGAAACCTCGGAAATTGTCGACAGCAAATATCCCGGTTTACAGCAGGAACGTAAAATCTATCAAACCATCAGCCATCTTATCGGCGTCTTTATCGATGATCTGGTCGCGACGACGCGCACCCGTCTCGCCGATCTCGATATCATCACTCTCGATCAGGTCCGGCGTCAGCCAAAAAATCTCATCTGTTTCAGCGGTGATCTCCAGAAAAAGAATCGCGAACTCAAACAGTTCCTTTTCCAGCATCTTTACCGCCACCACAAAGTTGAACGGATGAGGATCAAGGCGGATCGCTTTTTAACCCAGCTCTTTCAAACTTATTGTCAAAACCCGACCTTGCTGCCGCGCCCATACCAGCAAAAATTCGATCTTTACGGACGGGAGCGGGTTATCTGCGATTATATCGCCGGCATGACCGATCGGTTTGCTCTCGACGAATATCAGCGCCTTTTTGATCCCTACGAACGCAGCTAA
- a CDS encoding pantetheine-phosphate adenylyltransferase, translating to MKHHIAVYPGSFDPITYGHLDIIDRGLEVFDELIVAIARNSGKQALFSIEERTAMIQRVVGNNPRVRVGTFDGLLVDYVVENNARVILRGLRAVSDFEYEFQIAQMNHTVKKEVETLFMMTSVPYGYLSSSIVKEVAALHGPIETFVPPPVREALEAKFTKKLP from the coding sequence ATGAAACACCACATCGCCGTCTATCCAGGATCCTTTGATCCGATTACCTACGGTCACCTCGACATCATTGATCGCGGCCTTGAAGTCTTTGACGAACTGATCGTCGCCATCGCCCGCAACTCCGGCAAGCAGGCCCTCTTCAGCATTGAAGAACGGACTGCCATGATTCAGCGTGTCGTCGGGAACAACCCGCGGGTGCGTGTCGGCACCTTTGATGGCCTCCTTGTCGATTATGTTGTCGAGAATAATGCGCGCGTTATTCTCCGCGGCCTGCGGGCTGTCTCCGACTTTGAGTATGAATTTCAGATCGCGCAGATGAACCACACTGTCAAAAAAGAGGTGGAAACTCTCTTCATGATGACTTCGGTTCCGTATGGCTATCTCAGTTCGTCCATCGTCAAAGAAGTGGCCGCCCTGCACGGACCAATCGAAACTTTTGTCCCGCCACCGGTTCGAGAAGCTCTCGAAGCCAAATTTACGAAAAAACTACCGTAA
- a CDS encoding ribosome assembly RNA-binding protein YhbY: MATKALTGKQARFLRGLGHHLNPIVMIGRGELSDAVLRSTDEALKVHELIKVRLQEGCELDRREVAAQLAEKSDAQIAQILGKTFLLYREAEEKKIILP, encoded by the coding sequence ATGGCAACTAAAGCTCTCACTGGCAAACAGGCCCGCTTTTTGCGCGGACTCGGACATCATCTCAACCCCATCGTCATGATCGGTCGCGGCGAACTTAGCGACGCCGTTCTGCGTAGCACTGACGAGGCACTTAAAGTCCATGAACTGATCAAGGTCAGACTTCAGGAAGGGTGCGAACTCGACCGCCGCGAAGTCGCAGCTCAACTCGCAGAAAAGAGTGACGCGCAAATCGCGCAGATCCTTGGCAAGACCTTCCTCCTGTATCGTGAGGCGGAAGAAAAGAAGATCATCCTGCCATAA
- a CDS encoding NADP-dependent malic enzyme (NADP-dependent; catalyzes the oxidative decarboxylation of malate to form pyruvate; decarboxylates oxaloacetate), with protein sequence MSKRQDALDYHSSGRKGKIEVVATKPCATSLDLALAYSPGVAEPCLEIEKNPADAYKYTAKGNLVAVVSNGTAVLGLGDIGALAGKPVMEGKGILFKRFADIDVFDLELDTKDSDEIIRTVKILEPTFGGINLEDIKGPECFYIEEELQKIMNIPVFHDDQHGTAIIANAGLLNALMITGKKIDEIKIVVNGAGAAGIACANMALVLGADPKKMIVCDTKGVIFKGRTDGMNEYKSRLANDTSARSLEEAMVDADVFFGVSAKGALTPEMVASMAGDPVIFAMANPDPEITPSDAKAVRDDVIIGTGRSDYNNQVNNVLCFPFLFRGALDTHASAINDEMKMAACMALANLARQDVPDSVRKAYGDVEIKFGREYLIPKPFDPRVLLHVAPAVAQAAMNSGVARRPIADMNRYLESLEALQGRSKEIMRLLINKAKANPKRIVFPEGEEEKILRAAQILIEEGIAIPVLLGDEAEIRTRIDSLGLDLGEVQIINPNSSAQTDRYIEDLFNLRKRKGVTLAEARRLIRRNRNYYGSMMVQEGDADALLSGLNHHYPDTIRPALEIIGKQDGLSKVHGLYMMVFKKEVVFCADTTVTIEPTAEELAETAILAAKKARDFDVEPRVAMLSFSNFGSVDHPLTNRVRRATELVKEAAPDLIIDGEMQANVALDPEITEKQFPFSDLKGNANVLIFPDLQSGNISYKLLYKLGGAEAVGPILMGMNKPVHILQRGDSVADIVNMAAIAVVDAQQADREK encoded by the coding sequence ATGTCCAAACGCCAGGATGCACTCGATTATCATAGCAGCGGCCGCAAAGGGAAGATCGAAGTGGTCGCAACTAAACCGTGCGCTACCAGTCTTGACCTTGCCCTCGCTTACAGCCCCGGCGTCGCTGAACCCTGCCTTGAAATCGAAAAGAATCCCGCCGACGCTTACAAGTATACAGCCAAAGGGAACCTCGTCGCCGTCGTCTCGAACGGCACCGCCGTCCTCGGTCTCGGTGACATCGGCGCACTCGCCGGCAAACCGGTCATGGAGGGCAAGGGAATCCTCTTTAAACGTTTTGCAGATATCGATGTCTTCGACCTGGAACTTGACACCAAAGATTCAGACGAAATTATCCGGACCGTTAAAATTCTCGAGCCGACCTTCGGTGGTATCAACCTTGAAGACATCAAGGGGCCCGAGTGCTTCTACATCGAGGAAGAGCTTCAAAAGATCATGAATATTCCGGTCTTCCATGATGATCAGCACGGAACAGCAATCATTGCCAACGCCGGACTCCTCAACGCTCTGATGATCACAGGCAAGAAGATAGACGAGATCAAAATCGTCGTCAATGGTGCGGGTGCCGCCGGCATTGCCTGTGCCAATATGGCTCTGGTCCTCGGCGCCGATCCGAAAAAGATGATCGTTTGCGACACCAAGGGCGTTATCTTTAAGGGTCGTACCGACGGAATGAACGAATACAAGTCACGTTTGGCCAACGATACCAGCGCCCGCAGCCTGGAAGAAGCCATGGTCGATGCCGATGTCTTTTTCGGGGTCTCCGCCAAAGGCGCCCTGACTCCGGAAATGGTGGCAAGCATGGCCGGCGATCCGGTTATCTTTGCCATGGCCAATCCCGATCCCGAGATTACGCCGAGCGATGCTAAAGCGGTGCGTGACGATGTCATCATCGGCACCGGCCGCAGCGATTACAACAATCAGGTCAACAACGTCCTCTGCTTCCCGTTCCTCTTCCGTGGTGCTCTCGACACCCATGCCAGCGCCATCAATGATGAAATGAAGATGGCCGCTTGTATGGCCCTCGCCAATCTCGCCCGCCAGGATGTCCCTGACTCGGTTCGCAAAGCTTACGGTGATGTCGAAATCAAGTTCGGCCGTGAATATCTCATCCCCAAACCTTTCGATCCGCGGGTGTTGCTGCATGTGGCCCCGGCGGTAGCACAGGCAGCGATGAACAGCGGCGTGGCGCGCCGCCCGATCGCCGATATGAACCGCTATCTGGAGAGCCTGGAAGCATTGCAGGGGCGCTCGAAGGAAATCATGCGTCTGCTCATCAATAAGGCCAAGGCCAATCCGAAACGGATTGTCTTTCCGGAAGGAGAGGAAGAGAAGATCCTGCGCGCCGCGCAAATCCTTATTGAAGAAGGAATCGCCATCCCGGTTCTGCTCGGCGACGAAGCCGAGATTCGCACCAGGATCGACAGTCTGGGACTGGATCTCGGCGAAGTCCAGATTATCAACCCGAACAGCAGCGCGCAGACGGACCGCTATATCGAGGATCTCTTTAATTTACGCAAGCGCAAAGGGGTCACACTGGCCGAAGCCCGCCGCCTGATTCGTCGCAATCGTAACTACTACGGGTCAATGATGGTACAGGAGGGGGATGCCGATGCCCTCCTTTCCGGTCTCAATCATCACTATCCCGACACCATCCGTCCGGCATTGGAGATCATCGGTAAACAGGATGGGCTCTCCAAGGTGCACGGGCTCTACATGATGGTCTTCAAAAAGGAAGTCGTCTTTTGTGCCGACACCACCGTCACAATCGAGCCGACTGCAGAAGAACTCGCCGAAACAGCCATCCTCGCTGCCAAAAAGGCGCGCGATTTTGATGTGGAACCGCGAGTGGCGATGCTCTCCTTTTCGAACTTCGGCAGCGTCGATCATCCGTTAACCAACCGAGTCCGCCGCGCGACAGAACTGGTTAAAGAGGCGGCTCCGGATCTGATCATTGACGGAGAGATGCAGGCTAACGTCGCCCTGGATCCTGAAATTACCGAAAAGCAGTTCCCCTTCTCCGACCTGAAAGGAAATGCTAACGTCCTGATATTCCCGGATCTGCAATCAGGGAATATCTCCTACAAACTCCTATATAAACTCGGTGGTGCAGAAGCTGTCGGCCCGATTCTCATGGGGATGAATAAACCGGTGCATATCCTGCAACGCGGCGACAGCGTTGCCGATATTGTCAACATGGCGGCCATTGCTGTTGTTGACGCCCAACAAGCGGATCGCGAAAAATAA
- a CDS encoding PaaI family thioesterase, with translation MEILDDNHCFVCGALNMNGLRVRPLIDAPNQSATMRLAIPRDFQGWQGIVHGGILATLLDETCAYAAKGLVAHVVTSEMTVRYKKPVPLETELLVTATVVSRRRKIIEVKGQIEIDGELYAEANAKMFIVAGES, from the coding sequence ATGGAAATATTGGACGACAATCATTGTTTTGTTTGCGGCGCATTAAACATGAACGGGCTACGGGTCAGGCCGTTGATCGATGCACCCAACCAGAGTGCCACCATGCGTCTCGCTATTCCGCGAGACTTTCAGGGGTGGCAGGGAATTGTTCATGGCGGCATCCTTGCGACGCTCCTTGACGAAACCTGTGCTTATGCTGCCAAGGGATTGGTGGCTCATGTTGTGACAAGCGAAATGACAGTGCGCTATAAAAAGCCGGTACCTCTTGAAACTGAATTGCTGGTCACGGCCACCGTCGTCAGTCGCCGCCGTAAAATTATTGAGGTGAAGGGGCAAATTGAAATTGACGGAGAGCTTTACGCTGAAGCCAATGCAAAGATGTTTATTGTCGCGGGAGAAAGCTAA
- the rsmD gene encoding 16S rRNA (guanine(966)-N(2))-methyltransferase RsmD — protein sequence MRIISGRARGKKLVEFAGAQVRPTADRIREALFSILTSRLGSLQGCKVLDLFAGTGALALEALSRGAQSALLLEVHPESIKIIQTNIEGCRMQDSARVLRGELPAALPLAVKSGPFELIFLDPPYAQGLAQATLMQIAALELLSTIGIIVVETAKGEILPEKIGSLLRTDQRHYGVSSITFFERTTSPA from the coding sequence TTGCGAATTATTAGCGGCCGGGCACGCGGCAAGAAACTGGTCGAATTCGCTGGCGCTCAAGTCAGACCGACGGCCGATCGGATACGGGAAGCTCTCTTCAGCATCCTGACCAGTCGCCTAGGTTCCCTGCAGGGATGCAAAGTTCTCGACCTTTTCGCCGGGACCGGCGCCCTCGCCCTCGAAGCATTGAGTCGCGGCGCTCAAAGCGCTCTTCTTTTGGAGGTCCATCCGGAATCGATCAAAATCATCCAGACCAATATCGAGGGCTGCCGCATGCAGGATAGTGCCCGGGTTCTGCGTGGCGAACTCCCGGCAGCGCTGCCGCTTGCGGTAAAAAGTGGCCCCTTTGAGCTGATCTTTCTCGATCCGCCTTACGCTCAGGGCCTGGCGCAGGCCACATTGATGCAAATTGCCGCCCTTGAACTGCTCAGCACCATAGGGATCATCGTTGTTGAAACAGCCAAAGGGGAGATTCTCCCCGAAAAGATCGGTTCCCTGCTCCGTACTGACCAGCGCCATTATGGCGTCAGTTCCATCACTTTTTTTGAGAGGACGACATCGCCGGCATGA